The Anaerotignum propionicum DSM 1682 sequence ACTTGCTTCAGAATTATATTTATTATCATCTCTACGTTCTAACGATTTTTCAAGTAATTCCAAAATAGCTTTTCTACGTATAACATATTCGGATAAACTTGCTTTACTAATATCCGATACCGAACTACAATACTCATTAAATATTTTATCAAAATCTTCTTGATTAAAATCCCCAGACTTAACTTTCTTATCGATTTCTTTGGCTTGTTTGTGAATTTCCGCTTCCCATTCTTGAGCAGCTTTATGAAGTTCTAATTCCAGTTTATCCTTCGATAAGTTTGCTGGTATCATCTTATACAATTCCGGCTTTTTATTTAACAAATATCTGTACTGTGGCTTTTCCTTTTTTACAAAAGAGTTAATGTATTCGCATTTTTCTTGATTGACTTTTTCCAAATCAGCCCCAAGATATGCCATAATGTATTCTTTCGAAGATTCTACCAGTTCTTTGCCTGATATTGTGTTGAGCAAATCTGTATCTTCTTCCTCGAATTCAAAAGAAGTTCTATTCATATTAATTTTGCCATCTAAATACGCTCCTATTAAGTAACCAACGTAATAGAAACTTTTTTCATCCTCCAAAATAATTTTTCGTTGTAGATCAGGAATATATTTATGTAACTCATAAGATTTTACTTCTCGATTATTTGCACATAGATGTAGTTCATGCTTATTTATACCTTCTTGCATTTGAATATGATATAGTACAAATTTTTCCCCGTTAATAACAAACTGATCTTGATGTATAGAATCTTTTATATTCCTTTCAAAATAATCGTTAAGATTAATTTTTTCATTAAAATTATCCTCTAATATGATTTTGGGACATTTTTCATTGAGATGAATTGTCAAGACAAGTGCGCCACTTCGTGAAGAAAGACTTGAATGGGGGATTTCCAACCCAAACACTTACGGGGTCTGGAGTTGATGAGAAACAGGTTGTGTGTTAATTCTTCTTGGCAGACCAAAGCAAGGTTTGTTTTCTTAGGATAAAACTCCCGTAGTAGCCCGTTGGAATTCTCGTTGCTTCCACGTTGCCATGAAGAATAGGCATCGGCAAAATAGAGTGTTAAGCCTAATTGATCTTGAATGGCGGTACAGCAAGCAAACTCTTTACCACGGTCTGTTGTTCCAGTTTGAAAAGCACCCTTTGGGAGGATATTGTAAAGTGCAGTAATGGCTGTTTGCATAGAAGAAGCAGTTCGGTCTGGTGTCTTGAAAGCAGTGTACAGACGACTTTTCCTTTCTACAAAGGTAGCAAAGCACCCTTTGCTTTCTCCACGGCTGGAAACCATACTGTCTAGTTCCCAGTGGCCAAAAACTTCTCTGCTTTTGACCTCGTGTGGTCGCTCAGAGATGGGGATTCCCATAGAAAACTTACCACGCTTTTCAGTCTTTCTGCGCCTACCCTTTTGCCGTAGGTTCCGCACGGTAACTGCTGAAAGAACACCAGAATAAAGCCAATTGTATATGGTTTTAAAACTGACGATTCCTAACGTTACTGTGTTGGCTATTTGTTCCGGTGACCAAGTTGCCCACAGCTTTTCTGTGATGGTAGTAACCAAATCATCTGTGCGCTTTCCCTTGGGTTTAGAATGTTTGCGTCGAGTACTGTATGCAACCTGTGCATGCTCACCGCCATAGCCTTCACTGGTCGCATTGCGGTGAATCTCACGGTCAATACTCGAACGATGGCGACCTAGCCTTTCCGCTATTTTTCTGTGCGAGTAACCTAGTGACAATAATTCTTCTATCCTGCCGCGCTCATATGTGGTAAAATGGTGGTAGCTCATACTGTTGCCTCCGTTTGAATGTTGTCTAGACAACTCCATTCTACACGTAGTTTTCAGTATGGGCTATTTTTTACCCTATATCTCTGGCGCACTTCATTTTACAATCTATCTTGAGAAAATAAAGTAAGCAATGTTCTATAATTTTTCTCCCCAGAAGTTCCAAGGAAATTGGTGCTTTTGTTTTATATTTATAAGCAAAGTTAGTTAACTTGACTCTCGTCAGGAAATTTCTTTCATCTGTTATTGCAGTGTTATTTTCTGGCTCTATCCCTTTATCAGCAGTAAAATCGAATTCTCTTTTATACCATTCATTCTTTAGTTTAAATACACTTTTTATATGAACGCTGGAAAAAGCCTTAAGCCATAAAA is a genomic window containing:
- a CDS encoding IS30 family transposase; the protein is MSYHHFTTYERGRIEELLSLGYSHRKIAERLGRHRSSIDREIHRNATSEGYGGEHAQVAYSTRRKHSKPKGKRTDDLVTTITEKLWATWSPEQIANTVTLGIVSFKTIYNWLYSGVLSAVTVRNLRQKGRRRKTEKRGKFSMGIPISERPHEVKSREVFGHWELDSMVSSRGESKGCFATFVERKSRLYTAFKTPDRTASSMQTAITALYNILPKGAFQTGTTDRGKEFACCTAIQDQLGLTLYFADAYSSWQRGSNENSNGLLREFYPKKTNLALVCQEELTHNLFLINSRPRKCLGWKSPIQVFLHEVAHLS